From the genome of Paucidesulfovibrio longus DSM 6739, one region includes:
- a CDS encoding HD domain-containing protein, giving the protein MSQPFKDAVGFCKTIMRNGFDAYVVNARLQQQTLGHDATEQEIDISTDMGFDDLLRLFPATKPSPESDVLGFFKEGETTYYFYNSPAATDAHPEECVARLTPRLMKRLEQRGEIPLSSVCPYIPSAIETMDGFADFSNGEVRFLGLPDETVKRDYLLAVRALRFAANFHLPIEPNSWLAIVRGARRVLDYVSISDIMDEWRKVEAENMWQFAQYLFDSQILHGLVPEVAALSRVKQIKNPEAGEETVFEHTIDVMRRYPEVLPYDWYGTLACFFHDVGKLFTAEYFEGQWTFYQHHYVGARVTRKILNRLRFEPADIDLICGLIKNHMRPHFMLTDKGIRRFKAVDEYPRILEMVRADIKARGGSYREFNHNLKMLERADIPEDALEPMLNGNEIMQSTGLKPGPTVGLIRDNLLKAQIAGEVLDYDGAIKYVQEYARREQLK; this is encoded by the coding sequence ATGAGCCAGCCTTTCAAAGACGCCGTGGGGTTCTGCAAAACCATCATGCGCAACGGCTTTGACGCCTACGTGGTCAATGCCCGCCTGCAACAGCAGACCCTCGGCCACGACGCCACCGAACAGGAAATCGACATCAGCACGGACATGGGCTTCGACGACCTGCTGCGCCTGTTTCCCGCCACCAAGCCTTCCCCCGAATCCGACGTGCTCGGTTTCTTCAAGGAAGGAGAGACGACCTACTACTTCTACAACTCGCCCGCAGCCACGGACGCCCACCCCGAAGAGTGCGTGGCCCGGCTGACCCCGCGCCTGATGAAGCGGCTGGAGCAGCGCGGCGAAATCCCGCTCTCCTCGGTCTGCCCCTACATCCCCTCGGCCATCGAGACCATGGACGGCTTCGCGGACTTCAGCAACGGCGAGGTCCGCTTCCTGGGCCTGCCGGACGAGACCGTCAAGCGCGACTACCTGCTGGCCGTCCGCGCCCTGCGCTTCGCCGCCAACTTCCACCTGCCCATCGAGCCGAACTCCTGGCTGGCCATCGTGCGCGGCGCGCGCCGCGTGCTCGACTACGTGTCCATCAGCGACATCATGGACGAGTGGCGCAAGGTCGAGGCCGAGAACATGTGGCAGTTCGCCCAGTACCTCTTCGACTCGCAGATTCTGCACGGGCTCGTGCCCGAAGTGGCCGCGCTCTCGCGCGTCAAGCAGATCAAGAACCCGGAAGCGGGCGAGGAAACCGTCTTCGAGCACACCATCGACGTGATGCGCCGCTATCCCGAAGTGCTGCCCTACGACTGGTACGGCACCCTGGCCTGCTTCTTCCACGACGTGGGCAAGCTCTTCACCGCGGAATACTTCGAGGGGCAGTGGACCTTCTACCAGCACCACTACGTGGGCGCGCGCGTGACCCGCAAGATCCTCAACCGCCTGCGCTTCGAGCCGGCGGACATCGACCTGATCTGCGGGCTGATCAAAAACCACATGCGCCCGCACTTCATGCTCACGGACAAGGGCATCCGCCGCTTCAAGGCCGTGGACGAATACCCGCGCATCCTGGAGATGGTCCGTGCGGACATCAAGGCGCGCGGCGGCTCCTACCGGGAGTTCAACCACAACCTGAAGATGCTGGAACGGGCCGACATCCCGGAAGACGCCCTGGAGCCCATGCTCAACGGCAACGAAATCATGCAGTCCACGGGCCTCAAGCCCGGCCCCACCGTGGGACTCATCCGCGACAACCTGCTCAAGGCCCAGATCGCGGGCGAGGTGCTCGACTACGACGGCGCCATCAAGTACGTGCAGGAATACGCCCGCCGCGAACAGCTCAAGTAG
- a CDS encoding [FeFe] hydrogenase, group A gives MLEMEMVMMKGSAPKDVDPNSFSFVQVDPAKCQACGTCHEVCGTGAIQPINAEGIHGVVDPAACMNCGQCLVNCPFGAIYEEVSFVDDVLAALKDPDTVVVSMPAPAVRYALGEPFGMPPGTYVGGKMHAALRKLGFDLIWDNEFTADVTIMEEGSELIQRVAHPDHHHPLPQFTSCCPGWVKFVESYYPELIPHMSTCRSPIGMLGPLSKTYGAQQAKVDPAKMYTVSIMPCIAKKYEGLRPEMAASGHRDIDATITTRELAYMIKKAGIDFKNLKDEKPDPVLGESTGAATIFGTSGGVMEAALRLAYEVLSGDKLKNPDIKAVRTAEGIKTASVDVPKFGKVNVAVASGLENAVKLCEEVKAGKSPHHFIEIMTCPGGCVNGGGQPVAPDVRASRGGSRVLAELKNRFGRNS, from the coding sequence ATGCTGGAAATGGAAATGGTCATGATGAAGGGATCCGCACCCAAGGACGTGGACCCGAACTCTTTCTCCTTCGTACAGGTGGACCCGGCCAAATGTCAGGCCTGCGGCACCTGCCACGAGGTCTGCGGCACGGGCGCGATCCAGCCCATCAACGCCGAGGGCATCCACGGCGTGGTGGATCCGGCCGCCTGCATGAACTGCGGTCAGTGTCTCGTGAACTGCCCCTTCGGCGCCATCTATGAGGAAGTCTCCTTTGTGGACGACGTCCTGGCCGCGCTGAAGGATCCGGACACCGTGGTGGTCTCCATGCCCGCCCCGGCCGTGCGCTACGCCCTGGGCGAGCCTTTCGGCATGCCTCCGGGAACCTACGTGGGCGGCAAGATGCACGCGGCCCTGCGCAAGCTCGGCTTCGACCTGATCTGGGACAACGAGTTCACGGCGGACGTGACGATCATGGAAGAAGGCAGCGAGCTGATCCAGCGCGTGGCCCATCCGGATCATCATCATCCCCTGCCGCAGTTCACGTCCTGCTGTCCGGGCTGGGTCAAGTTCGTGGAGTCCTACTACCCCGAACTGATCCCGCACATGTCCACCTGCCGGTCGCCCATCGGCATGCTCGGCCCGTTGTCCAAGACCTACGGCGCGCAGCAGGCCAAGGTGGATCCGGCCAAGATGTACACGGTTTCCATCATGCCCTGCATCGCCAAGAAGTACGAGGGCCTGCGTCCGGAGATGGCGGCCAGCGGCCACCGCGACATCGACGCCACCATCACCACCCGCGAACTGGCCTACATGATCAAGAAGGCGGGCATCGACTTCAAGAACCTCAAGGACGAGAAGCCGGACCCGGTGCTCGGCGAATCCACGGGCGCGGCCACGATCTTCGGCACCAGCGGCGGCGTCATGGAAGCGGCCCTGCGCCTGGCCTACGAGGTGCTTTCCGGCGACAAGCTGAAGAATCCGGACATCAAGGCCGTGCGCACCGCCGAGGGCATCAAGACCGCTTCGGTGGACGTGCCCAAATTCGGCAAGGTCAACGTGGCCGTGGCCAGCGGGCTGGAAAACGCGGTCAAGCTCTGCGAAGAGGTCAAGGCGGGAAAATCGCCGCACCACTTCATCGAGATCATGACCTGCCCCGGCGGCTGCGTGAACGGCGGCGGACAGCCTGTCGCCCCGGACGTGCGGGCCAGTCGCGGCGGTTCGCGCGTTCTGGCGGAGCTGAAGAACCGTTTTGGCCGCAACAGCTAA
- a CDS encoding iron hydrogenase small subunit, with protein sequence MNNALGMTRRGFIKVAGVTAAAALLNGGMLVEAEAASLDFVGQRQAGVYATDAKVYKIRKSQDNPMVKKIYAKDGFLSEGPLGHRSHQLLHTYYYDRSAGVKALKAKGVELKV encoded by the coding sequence ATGAACAACGCACTGGGCATGACCCGGAGAGGCTTCATCAAGGTCGCGGGCGTGACTGCGGCCGCAGCGCTGCTCAACGGCGGCATGCTGGTCGAGGCCGAGGCTGCGTCCCTGGACTTCGTGGGCCAGCGCCAGGCCGGGGTGTACGCCACGGACGCCAAGGTCTACAAGATCCGCAAGTCGCAGGACAATCCCATGGTCAAGAAGATCTACGCCAAGGACGGCTTCCTGTCCGAAGGCCCCCTGGGACACCGCTCCCACCAGCTCCTGCACACCTACTACTATGATCGCAGCGCAGGCGTGAAAGCGCTCAAGGCCAAGGGCGTGGAGCTCAAGGTCTAG
- a CDS encoding tetratricopeptide repeat protein: MTPVFHLRVLRRPLRCRGSLRSAPAALLLALALLCPAAALAQELPAVLIQQGERYLAMGKYQAALARYAKVLECCEGTANAAEAHNDMGVAWMRLGDAEKARKHYEAALRIDRYPLALFNYARLLEQRWKAEKNDADRSMALGYYEEFSKYLESDALMPPAVEYQKDELREAVRSALAGLAGK; this comes from the coding sequence ATGACCCCAGTATTTCACCTGCGCGTTCTGCGCCGCCCCCTCCGCTGCCGGGGCTCGCTCCGCAGCGCGCCTGCGGCGCTGCTGCTCGCCCTGGCGCTGCTCTGCCCCGCGGCCGCCCTGGCCCAGGAACTGCCCGCCGTGCTCATCCAGCAGGGCGAGCGCTATCTGGCCATGGGCAAGTACCAGGCGGCGCTGGCCCGCTACGCCAAGGTGCTGGAGTGCTGCGAGGGAACGGCCAACGCGGCCGAGGCCCACAACGACATGGGCGTGGCCTGGATGCGCCTTGGGGACGCGGAAAAGGCCAGGAAACACTATGAAGCCGCCCTGCGCATCGACCGCTACCCGCTGGCGCTGTTCAACTATGCGCGCCTGCTGGAGCAGCGCTGGAAAGCGGAAAAAAACGATGCGGACCGCTCCATGGCCCTGGGATACTATGAGGAGTTCTCGAAATATCTGGAGTCGGACGCGCTTATGCCGCCCGCGGTGGAGTATCAGAAGGACGAGCTGCGCGAGGCGGTGCGTTCGGCCCTGGCAGGATTGGCCGGGAAATGA
- a CDS encoding TM1266 family iron-only hydrogenase system putative regulator, which yields MKPETTVRRLGVVGIVVADRQSMARRVNEILSDFGEIIVARTGVPYRERGVAVISVIIDATTNELGALTGRLGMLEHVRVKSLML from the coding sequence GTGAAACCGGAAACGACCGTGCGCCGTCTGGGCGTGGTGGGCATCGTGGTCGCGGACCGACAGAGCATGGCCAGGCGGGTGAATGAAATTCTCAGCGATTTCGGTGAGATCATCGTCGCCCGTACCGGCGTGCCCTATCGAGAGCGCGGCGTGGCCGTGATCTCCGTGATCATCGACGCCACCACCAACGAACTGGGCGCGCTGACCGGTCGGCTTGGTATGCTGGAACATGTCAGGGTCAAGTCGCTGATGCTCTAG
- a CDS encoding TonB-dependent receptor plug domain-containing protein, giving the protein MKTLKTYAVLTPLLLALVLSPLGARSARAAAAKAEADSSEEVLDAVVITARGYGQPQSATPGGVGVVDEREIQESMPLGVADVLDRIPGVDISTDSPWGAETVIRGMSRDSVLVLIDGCRLNGTTDINGRMGLVNPQDVERVEVLKGPVSTLYGSGSTGGVVNIVTREGRFAEQPELHGEVSLGYSSNPQGPNTYGNVRYGSDDLWIYGSLGWRDHDSAYSGDGDVIRNSGYMDLQGKVALGYAWDAEHETTIQYQHADVDDVGIPGTGSAPLPATADVSLKSNDRTFVQLRQSYRPEHGALDESVLTLSYQSIVRDPAIMNASTGSILQDPYAEHETLALNWRNVFDLGEHRLTAGIDAWNWYMTGDRWSAAGVYAKPVPDTNTFSGGLFVEDDWKFAPAWTLNLGLRTDGVLIENEETATVKAGYKNDLDWGAHAGLTWAFAPRWSATALAAASYRTPNMLELYKNITLGGGVSEVGNPELHSEKSRYGELGLHYTGSELRASAAAFLNLVDDLITSEEVSATLYRMANTSQARLSGLEGSLEWRFAPAWTAYGNVSWTEGRNEDTGEWLRFVAPLNGLIGLRYDLDSGFWWALESRWAAEQHQVPEGALKTDSWAIVNARCGYGFEALGLGNELTLAVTNLLDTQYRNHLATSRGVELYAPGIGLEANWRVRF; this is encoded by the coding sequence GTGAAAACGCTCAAAACGTACGCCGTGCTGACGCCCCTGCTGCTCGCGCTGGTCCTTTCGCCCCTTGGGGCGCGAAGCGCGCGGGCCGCTGCGGCAAAGGCCGAGGCGGATTCATCGGAAGAGGTGCTCGACGCCGTGGTCATCACGGCCCGGGGATACGGGCAGCCCCAATCCGCCACTCCCGGCGGGGTCGGGGTCGTGGACGAGCGGGAGATTCAGGAGAGCATGCCCCTCGGAGTCGCGGACGTGCTGGACCGCATTCCGGGCGTGGACATCTCCACGGACTCGCCCTGGGGCGCGGAAACCGTGATCCGGGGCATGTCCCGCGACTCCGTGCTGGTGCTCATCGACGGTTGCCGCCTGAACGGAACCACGGACATCAACGGCCGCATGGGCCTGGTCAATCCCCAGGACGTGGAACGGGTCGAGGTTCTCAAAGGCCCCGTCAGCACGCTCTACGGCAGCGGCTCCACGGGCGGCGTGGTCAACATCGTGACCCGCGAGGGCCGGTTCGCCGAGCAGCCCGAACTGCATGGCGAGGTCTCGCTCGGCTACTCCAGCAATCCCCAGGGGCCGAATACGTACGGCAACGTCCGCTACGGCTCGGACGACCTCTGGATCTACGGCTCGCTGGGCTGGCGCGACCATGACAGCGCCTACAGCGGAGACGGGGACGTGATCCGCAACAGCGGATACATGGATCTCCAGGGCAAGGTCGCCCTGGGCTACGCCTGGGACGCCGAACACGAGACCACCATCCAGTATCAGCATGCGGACGTGGACGACGTGGGCATTCCGGGCACGGGCTCCGCGCCCCTGCCGGCCACGGCGGATGTGAGCCTGAAATCCAACGATCGGACCTTCGTGCAGCTGCGCCAGTCCTACCGGCCCGAACACGGCGCGCTGGACGAATCCGTGCTCACGCTCTCCTACCAGTCCATCGTGCGCGACCCCGCGATCATGAACGCGAGCACGGGCAGCATCCTTCAGGATCCCTACGCCGAGCACGAGACCCTGGCCCTGAACTGGCGCAACGTCTTCGACCTCGGCGAGCACCGGCTCACCGCGGGCATCGACGCCTGGAACTGGTACATGACCGGCGACCGCTGGAGCGCGGCGGGCGTGTACGCCAAGCCCGTGCCGGACACGAACACCTTTTCGGGCGGACTCTTCGTCGAGGACGACTGGAAGTTCGCTCCGGCCTGGACGCTGAACCTGGGCCTGCGCACGGACGGCGTGCTCATTGAAAACGAGGAAACCGCCACGGTCAAGGCCGGGTACAAGAACGACCTGGACTGGGGCGCGCACGCGGGCCTGACCTGGGCCTTCGCGCCCCGCTGGAGCGCCACGGCCCTGGCGGCCGCCAGCTACCGCACTCCGAACATGCTGGAACTGTACAAGAACATCACCCTGGGCGGCGGCGTGAGCGAGGTGGGCAACCCGGAGCTGCATTCGGAGAAGTCCCGCTACGGCGAGCTGGGCCTGCACTACACCGGCTCGGAGCTGCGCGCTTCGGCCGCGGCCTTTCTCAACCTCGTGGACGATCTGATCACCAGCGAAGAGGTCAGCGCAACGCTCTACCGCATGGCCAACACCTCACAGGCGCGCCTTTCCGGCCTGGAGGGCAGCCTGGAATGGCGTTTCGCCCCGGCCTGGACCGCGTACGGCAACGTCTCCTGGACCGAGGGCCGCAACGAGGATACGGGCGAATGGCTGCGCTTCGTGGCCCCGCTGAACGGCCTGATCGGACTGCGCTACGACCTGGATTCGGGATTCTGGTGGGCGCTGGAGTCCCGCTGGGCCGCGGAGCAGCATCAGGTGCCCGAAGGCGCGCTGAAGACCGACTCCTGGGCCATCGTCAACGCCCGCTGCGGCTACGGCTTCGAGGCCTTGGGGCTGGGGAACGAATTGACCCTGGCCGTGACCAACCTCCTGGACACGCAGTACCGCAACCATCTGGCCACCTCGCGCGGGGTGGAGCTTTACGCTCCGGGCATCGGGCTGGAAGCGAACTGGCGGGTGCGGTTCTAA
- a CDS encoding energy transducer TonB, whose protein sequence is MARAFGRCCRALLALLGGIGITALLLLAVPLPGMRQPVAVPEPIGARTLYWDASMERSVQAAFPSAPPETPQQPEPITPAKPEPVPQPEPAPAMPDPSLSALRLSERPEPKRSDSVEAEPAPAHEESADEASRSAHGDASANTASGETAFELGEVDSAPGVRHGPAPEYPREARRKGVTGTVLLRFLVERDGSVSRIQVLQADPPGVFEENAIRAVALWRFRPGLRHGEPVRTWVRLPLRFRLER, encoded by the coding sequence GTGGCAAGGGCCTTTGGCCGCTGCTGTCGCGCGCTCCTGGCTCTGCTCGGAGGCATCGGCATCACCGCCTTGCTGCTCTTGGCCGTGCCTCTGCCGGGGATGCGGCAGCCGGTCGCGGTCCCGGAACCGATCGGCGCGCGGACCCTGTATTGGGACGCCTCCATGGAGCGGAGCGTCCAAGCCGCGTTTCCTTCCGCCCCGCCTGAAACGCCGCAGCAGCCGGAACCGATCACTCCTGCGAAGCCGGAGCCCGTGCCGCAACCCGAACCGGCCCCGGCCATGCCCGACCCCTCTCTGTCGGCTCTGCGTCTTTCCGAGCGGCCCGAACCAAAGCGATCGGATTCCGTAGAAGCCGAACCGGCCCCGGCGCATGAGGAATCAGCGGACGAGGCTTCCCGGTCCGCGCACGGCGATGCCTCCGCGAACACGGCTTCGGGGGAGACGGCCTTCGAGCTCGGCGAGGTGGACAGCGCTCCGGGCGTCCGCCACGGCCCGGCTCCGGAATATCCGCGCGAGGCCCGGCGCAAGGGGGTCACGGGCACGGTGCTGCTCCGCTTCCTGGTGGAGCGGGACGGCAGCGTGAGCAGAATTCAAGTCTTGCAGGCGGACCCGCCCGGCGTGTTCGAGGAGAACGCGATCCGGGCCGTGGCGCTTTGGCGCTTTCGCCCGGGGCTGCGCCACGGAGAGCCCGTGCGCACCTGGGTGCGTCTGCCGCTGCGGTTCCGCCTGGAGCGCTGA
- a CDS encoding ExbD/TolR family protein: MSCFRYVRTGRAARGGVDINMAPLIDMVFILLIFFIVTASFTREAGVDVQRPEAATAEQEQRPLLQVGVTAEGRVFVEGASIDLRAVRARVAAFLAVSPDGGVLVVADRASRTDDVIRVIDQCRLAGARNVGIAAQRSE; the protein is encoded by the coding sequence ATGAGCTGCTTCCGCTACGTGCGCACAGGCAGGGCCGCCCGGGGCGGGGTGGACATCAACATGGCCCCGCTCATCGACATGGTCTTCATCCTGCTGATCTTCTTCATCGTCACGGCCTCCTTCACCCGCGAAGCGGGCGTGGACGTGCAGCGACCCGAAGCGGCCACGGCCGAGCAGGAACAGCGGCCCCTGCTCCAGGTCGGGGTCACGGCCGAGGGCCGCGTGTTCGTGGAAGGCGCGTCCATCGACCTGCGCGCCGTGCGGGCCAGGGTGGCCGCTTTCCTGGCCGTCTCGCCGGACGGGGGCGTGCTCGTGGTGGCGGACCGCGCCAGCCGCACCGATGACGTGATCCGGGTCATCGACCAGTGCCGTCTTGCCGGGGCCCGGAACGTGGGCATCGCGGCGCAAAGGAGCGAATAG
- a CDS encoding MotA/TolQ/ExbB proton channel family protein has product MSALAEQAARLADYFASGGLVMWPLAALSVWAWTLVLLKAGQLAALRRGERPSEEAARLLLPDGDAENALRPCGMEVGTEVGTEVGMKNGEREVGGWQAELVREFVRRRTGDPGLDERLLHRLAHRYGDEAERGVGTILVFAATAPLLGLLGTVSGMIGAFDALAAYGAASPRILSGGISEALVSTQTGLLVAIPALFAGRFLRRRAQTFQARVGRFCAALARTGQEAA; this is encoded by the coding sequence ATGAGCGCGCTGGCGGAACAGGCCGCGCGGCTCGCGGATTATTTCGCCTCGGGCGGGCTGGTCATGTGGCCCCTGGCCGCGCTCTCGGTCTGGGCCTGGACGCTGGTGCTGCTCAAGGCCGGGCAACTGGCAGCCTTGCGGCGGGGCGAGCGTCCCTCCGAAGAGGCCGCGCGGCTGCTTCTTCCCGATGGCGATGCGGAAAACGCCCTGAGGCCCTGCGGCATGGAAGTCGGCACGGAAGTCGGCACGGAAGTCGGCATGAAAAACGGAGAGAGGGAGGTTGGCGGCTGGCAGGCCGAACTGGTCCGCGAGTTCGTGCGCCGCCGCACCGGCGACCCTGGCCTGGACGAGCGTCTCCTGCACCGGCTCGCCCACCGCTATGGGGACGAGGCCGAGCGTGGCGTGGGCACCATCCTTGTCTTCGCGGCCACGGCCCCGCTGCTCGGCCTGCTCGGCACGGTCAGCGGCATGATCGGCGCGTTCGACGCCCTGGCCGCATATGGCGCGGCTTCCCCGCGCATCCTTTCGGGCGGCATTTCCGAGGCCCTGGTGAGCACCCAGACCGGCCTGCTCGTGGCCATCCCCGCGCTCTTTGCCGGGCGTTTCCTGCGCCGCCGCGCCCAGACCTTCCAGGCGCGGGTGGGGCGTTTCTGCGCGGCCCTGGCCCGGACCGGACAGGAGGCCGCATGA
- a CDS encoding DUF3450 family protein has protein sequence MRALPAAVPAALLLFGLIFCAPTLAAPALGLETDAARTEEGAPPTAPDLLRLAERLDRQTRAQERVVRDLERELRELERLAAQSADSKNRLEALLFDLSGQLHDAVARDLPFLQEERARRLAALGALLSDVSLSEDERETAPGPEAGTSLAEKLRRVLEALQVEAQYGEEIASGQTVLRTPEGETQGESLRVGRLAEFFLSRDRERAWTLGPHGEWIRLDQDARDAVRAALDMTARRRLPGPVLLPALPLSSARGAPGVETVLPDLVAEGEHTLRAEAILEDAAPAADLNPDALRSRTSAVAARLAELDARRDELTLRLRQARAGLAAAFPELDSIEAVAHDAARDAERLLLRSPLAPARPDDLAACRAILDASVPPGPEELRALGEALLGRMRDSGTVRLVRAPVLGRDGAQQRADVLLVGANAAYVLSGERVAGLRVLEGGRWSVSDAELSRAASRNLLDFAASAGRHGQPGQEAHFSAVLPLDISGGDWFAADAEKTGLWNRLRAGGFLVWPILLVGAAGLLIGLERLAVLLRQRPASAQTLHDLEDLLRAGRIGECGELCRVTANAPSCRVLDAGLRHAGAPRDVLENVFHDAILKEVPRLERFLPTLSVLGATAPLLGLLGTVTGMINTFTTMTLFGNADPKLMSGGISEALVTTQLGLAVAIPILLLHHFLERRVDAVVADMEEKSVAFGVILLGGGSGK, from the coding sequence ATGCGCGCGCTTCCCGCGGCGGTTCCTGCCGCCCTGCTTCTCTTCGGCCTGATCTTCTGCGCCCCGACTCTGGCCGCCCCTGCCTTGGGCCTGGAAACGGACGCGGCCCGGACCGAGGAAGGAGCTCCTCCCACGGCTCCGGACCTCCTCCGGCTCGCCGAACGCCTCGACCGGCAGACGCGCGCCCAGGAACGGGTCGTGCGCGACCTGGAGCGCGAACTCCGGGAACTCGAAAGGCTGGCTGCGCAGAGCGCCGATTCGAAAAACCGTTTGGAAGCCCTGCTCTTTGATCTGAGTGGGCAACTCCATGACGCGGTGGCGCGGGATCTGCCGTTTCTCCAGGAGGAGCGCGCCCGCCGACTGGCCGCCCTCGGCGCCCTGCTGAGCGATGTCTCCCTGTCGGAGGACGAGCGCGAGACTGCACCCGGCCCGGAGGCGGGAACCTCCCTGGCCGAAAAGCTGCGCCGCGTTCTGGAGGCCTTGCAGGTCGAGGCGCAGTACGGCGAAGAGATCGCCTCCGGACAAACCGTGCTGCGGACGCCCGAAGGCGAGACCCAGGGCGAATCCCTGCGCGTGGGACGCCTGGCCGAATTCTTTCTTTCCCGCGACCGGGAACGGGCCTGGACCCTCGGTCCGCACGGCGAGTGGATCAGGTTGGACCAGGATGCGCGGGACGCGGTGCGTGCGGCCCTGGACATGACCGCGCGCCGCAGGCTGCCCGGCCCCGTGCTCCTGCCCGCGCTCCCGCTTTCAAGCGCACGGGGTGCTCCCGGAGTGGAAACGGTCCTGCCCGACCTTGTCGCCGAGGGCGAACACACCCTGCGGGCCGAAGCTATTCTTGAGGATGCGGCCCCTGCGGCCGACCTCAATCCCGACGCTCTCCGTTCCCGGACCAGCGCAGTCGCGGCACGGCTCGCCGAACTCGATGCACGCCGCGACGAACTCACGCTCCGACTGCGGCAAGCGCGCGCCGGATTGGCTGCCGCGTTTCCCGAACTCGACAGCATCGAGGCCGTGGCCCACGACGCGGCACGCGACGCGGAACGCCTGCTGCTTCGCTCGCCCCTGGCCCCGGCGCGTCCTGACGATCTCGCGGCCTGCAGGGCCATCCTCGACGCCTCCGTTCCGCCCGGTCCCGAAGAGCTTCGTGCCCTGGGCGAGGCCCTGCTGGGTCGGATGCGCGATTCCGGAACGGTTCGGCTGGTGCGGGCTCCGGTCCTGGGCCGGGACGGCGCGCAGCAGCGGGCCGACGTGCTCCTGGTGGGCGCGAACGCGGCCTACGTCCTGTCCGGAGAGCGTGTTGCCGGGCTTCGCGTTCTGGAAGGCGGGCGTTGGTCCGTTTCGGATGCGGAGCTTTCACGGGCCGCCTCCCGGAACCTGCTGGACTTCGCCGCCAGTGCGGGCCGCCACGGGCAGCCGGGCCAGGAAGCGCACTTCAGCGCGGTTCTGCCCCTGGACATTTCCGGCGGGGACTGGTTTGCGGCGGACGCTGAAAAGACCGGACTCTGGAACCGACTGCGCGCGGGCGGCTTCCTGGTCTGGCCGATCTTGCTGGTGGGGGCCGCCGGGCTGCTCATCGGCCTGGAGCGGCTCGCAGTGCTGCTGCGCCAGCGCCCCGCATCGGCGCAGACCCTGCATGATCTCGAAGACCTGCTGCGCGCGGGCCGCATCGGCGAATGCGGCGAACTCTGCCGCGTCACGGCGAACGCGCCTTCCTGCCGGGTGCTCGACGCGGGCCTTCGCCACGCCGGAGCCCCGCGCGACGTGCTGGAAAACGTCTTTCACGACGCGATTCTCAAGGAGGTGCCCCGTCTGGAGCGCTTCCTGCCGACCCTGTCCGTGCTCGGAGCCACGGCTCCGCTGCTCGGCCTGCTCGGAACGGTCACGGGCATGATCAACACCTTCACGACCATGACGCTCTTCGGCAATGCCGACCCCAAGCTCATGTCCGGGGGCATCTCCGAGGCCCTGGTAACGACCCAGCTGGGGCTGGCCGTGGCCATCCCGATCCTGCTCCTGCATCACTTCCTGGAGCGGCGCGTGGACGCCGTGGTCGCGGACATGGAGGAAAAGAGCGTGGCCTTCGGCGTGATTCTGCTCGGCGGCGGGAGCGGAAAATGA